The following coding sequences are from one Lycium ferocissimum isolate CSIRO_LF1 chromosome 3, AGI_CSIRO_Lferr_CH_V1, whole genome shotgun sequence window:
- the LOC132051248 gene encoding DELLA protein RGL1-like: MNSLDIYSSSKTQDSESLTSPRLHLVSTLTSPGVGIMDQISIPAIDFSGGHNHLQGCRRNELINNGVVDPWFELDSEDLDSLYSEFDLKYQENHTSDKQVQLLEDHQENISDHWTQSDDSHPIQIQTTPEASNRIQPQVPRLNNIHREIINPISLASLELWNNCGRLFKKENLSNVLSNEDRVSNIPKLSTEEILRVAGERYIQYSTQRVDGLSMFIHPYASSLSGLSIEQTKDMELVHLLLAAAEEVDQQQFHLASQSIAHCQWKASATGNPIQRLCFYFGEALQERIDREVGRSPSFERKLRFLSTLALGTTAEALTCHQEIPFGQVMQFAGVQAIIENVRGATKIHLVDFNIRTGIQCTGLMQALAEQQRDCPIQLLKITAIGHQEKEKIEETGKRLQSFANSLNLPFSFDIVFMSDMKDLRVESVNVKADETVAVYCYTVLKTMICRQDYLDNTIRVIRGLKPSVVVVCEVEANHNSPSFLNRFVEALFFYSVLFDCFEDCMDRDNLVRKRIEEFHIGEGIRNMIAADDAERFTRNVKLDVWRAYFARFGMVEMELSESSWYQANLILKQFTNGSSCNVQNDGKALLVGWKGTPIESVSIWKFL, from the exons ATGAATTCCCTTGATATATATTCCAGCAGTAAAACACAGGATAGTGAAAGCCTAACATCACCAAGACTACATTTGGTTAGCACTTTAACTAGTCCTGGAGTTGGGATCATGGATCAAATCTCAATCCCTGCCATCGATTTCAGTGGTGGTCACAATCATCTTCAAGGGTGTCGGAGAAACGAATTAATCAACAATGGCGTCGTCGATCCTTGGTTTGAATTGGATAGTGAGGATCTTGATTCTCTTTACTCTGAATTTGACCTTAAATATCAAGAGAATCATACATCAGACAAACAAGTTCAGTTATTGGAAGATCACCAAGAAAACATCTCAGATCATTGGACACAAAGTGATGATTCTCATCCTATCCAAATTCAAACGACCCCTGAAGCATCTAATAGGATTCAGCCTCAGGTGCCAAGGCTTAACAATATCCATCGAGAGATAATAAATCCCATTTCTTTAGCATCTTTGGAGCTCTGGAACAATTGTGGGAGATTGTTCAAGAAGGAAAACTTGAGCAACGTACTAAGCAACGAGGATCGTGTAAGTAACATCCCTAAGTTGTCAACTGAAGAAATCTTGCGAGTTGCTGGAGAAAGATATATCCAGTACTCCACCCAAAGAGTAGATGGTCTTTCTATGTTTATACATCCTTATGCTTCATCACTTTCGGGCCTTTCCATAGAGCAAACGAAGGACATGGAACTTGTTCACCTCCTTCTAGCTGCTGCAGAAGAAGTGGATCAGCAGCAATTTCATTTGGCTAGCCAATCTATTGCACACTGCCAGTGGAAGGCATCTGCTACAG GTAATCCGATCCAGAGACTATGTTTCTACTTTGGTGAAGCTTTACAAGAAAGGATTGATCGAGAAGTAGGAAGGTCCCCaagttttgaaagaaaattaaggttTTTAAGCACTCTGGCATTAGGTACCACAGCGGAAGCCTTAACCTGCCACCAAGAAATTCCCTTTGGTCAAGTGATGCAATTCGCAGGAGTTCAAGCAATAATTGAAAATGTTAGAGGTGCAACTAAGATCCATTTGGTTGACTTTAATATTAGAACTGGAATTCAGTGTACGGGCTTGATGCAAGCTCTTGCAGAACAACAACGTGACTGTCCAATTCAGCTTCTGAAGATAACAGCCATTGGAcaccaagaaaaagagaaaatcgAAGAAACGGGCAAGAGATTACAAAGTTTTGCCAATTCCTTGAATCTGCCCTTTTCATTTGATATAGTCTTTATGTCTGACATGAAAGATCTCAGGGTAGAATCAGTCAATGTTAAAGCAGATGAAACTGTGGCTGTCTATTGTTACACTGTACTAAAGACAATGATTTGCAGGCAAGATTATTTGGACAATACGATACGAGTAATCAGAGGACTAAAACCATCtgtggttgttgtttgtgaggTTGAAGcaaaccataattcaccttCATTTTTGAACCGTTTTGTGGAGGCACTTTTCTTTTATAGTGTGCTTTTTGATTGCTTTGAGGACTGCATGGATAGAGACAATTTGGTCAGAAAGAGGATTGAAGAATTTCATATTGGTGAAGGTATCCGAAATATGATTGCAGCTGACGATGCGGAAAGGTTCACACGGAATGTGAAGCTTGATGTATGGAGAGCATACTTTGCAAGGTTTGGAATGGTGGAAATGGAGCTCAGTGAGTCATCTTGGTATCAAGCAAATCTGATTCTCAAGCAATTTACCAATGGAAGTTCCTGCAATGTTCAAAATGATGGGAAGGCCCTCCTTGTTGGATGGAAGGGAACACCCATTGAATCTGTTTCTATTTGGAAGTTCTTGTAA
- the LOC132051247 gene encoding uncharacterized protein LOC132051247 produces MGSSSELYQQEEKKVISVSDYAANMLRESFQCLTIILLSLLLPLSFIVLARLSVTRYLIATSAYTAPDSLLVRLFLYVNPNLLHVLVPLVSISALNQCLTGRTLSDHMISKPRLYTSWFFLFMFQICVCIGIEGSIAVGIDGSSFSHERLCVLTRVMFFLGLHETTLFWSKKVVKPVVDDTVFGVETEDRVVQKVAMAMSFGILWWCKLRDEVESLVVVAEMNRDLFGSVGLVDFVGWWLYYVTVAIGMVKVVKALIWLNFVLFCGNIVVDSDNAGCCTRNDDKV; encoded by the coding sequence ATGGGTTCGAGTTCAGAATTATACCAACAAGAAGAGAAGAAAGTCATTTCAGTCTCCGACTATGCTGCCAATATGTTAAGAGAGTCATTTCAATGCCTTACCATTATCCTCCTCAGCCTCCTCCTCCCACTTTCCTTTATCGTCCTCGCCAGGCTGTCAGTCACCCGCTATCTCATCGCCACCTCAGCTTACACGGCGCCTGATTCACTCCTTGTCAGACTCTTCCTCTACGTCAATCCCAATCTTCTTCACGTACTAGTTCCACTTGTCAGCATTTCTGCTTTGAACCAATGCCTGACAGGACGAACTCTGTCTGATCACATGATTTCTAAACCTCGTCTTTATACGTCGtggttttttcttttcatgtttcaaaTTTGCGTGTGCATAGGCATAGAAGGTAGCATAGCCGTTGGAATAGATGGTTCTAGTTTTAGCCACGAAAGATTATGTGTATTGACCAGAGTTATGTTTTTCTTGGGATTGCACGAGACAACGTTGTTTTGGTCCAAGAAAGTGGTGAAGCCGGTTGTGGATGACACAGTTTTCGGAGTTGAAACGGAGGATAGGGTTGTCCAAAAGGTGGCTATGGCCATGAGTTTTGGTATATTGTGGTGGTGCAAGTTGAGGGATGAAGTTGAGTCTTTAGTGGTTGTGGCTGAGATGAATAGGGACTTGTTTGGTAGTGTTGGTTTGGTTGATTTTGTCGGTTGGTGGTTGTATTATGTGACTGTGGCAATTGGTATGGTTAAGGTTGTGAAGGCACTTATTTGGCTaaattttgtgttgttttgtgGGAATATTGTGGTTGATTCAGACAATGCAGGCTGTTGTACAAGAAATGATGACAAGGTCTGA